TCAGCGCGAACCCGCCGGGCCGGTTGGACGCGCAGTGAGCAACGACATCGAGGCTGTGCCGCACCAGGATTCGCCCGTCTACTCGGATGCGCGCCGGGCAGGGGAGACATCGTGACCGAATTGAGCCGGGCCCGCTACGCGGAACTCTTCGGGCCGACCACCGGTGACCGGATCCGGTTGGCCGACACCGATCTGCTGATCGAGATCACCGAAGACCGCAGCGGCGGACCGGGTCTCGCGGGCGAGGAGGCCGTGTTCGGCGGCGGCAAGGTGCTGCGCGAGTCGATGGGACAGTCCCGCGCGACCCGCGCCGACGGGGCGCCGGACACCGTGATCACCGGCGCGGTGATCATCGACCACTGGGGAATCATCAAGGCCGACATCGGCATTCGTGACGGGCGCATCTGCGGCATCGGCAAGGCGGGCAACCCCGACACGATGAGCGGTGTGCATCCCGACCTCGTCGTCGGCCCGTCCACCGAGATCATCTCCGGCAACGGACGCATCCTCACCGCGGGCGCGATCGACTGCCATGTGCACTTCATCTGCCCACAGCTGATGGACGAGGCGCTCGGCGGCGGCATCACCACCCTGATCGGCGGCGGCACCGGCCCGGCCGAAGGCAGCAAGGCGACCACCGTGACGCCCGGCGCCTGGCATCTGGCCCGCATGCTGGAGGCCACCGACGGCTGGCCGCTGAACATCGTGCTGCTCGGCAAGGGCAACACCGTCAGCGCCGACGCCATGTGGGAGCAATTGCGCGCCGGCGCGGCAGGGTTCAAGCTGCACGAGGATTGGGGCTCCACTCCGGCCGCGATCGACGCCTGCCTGCGGGTCGCCGACGCCACCGGGGTGCAGGTGGCGCTGCACTCGGACACCTTGAACGAGGCCGGGTTCGTCGAGGACACCCTCGGCGCCATCGCCGGCCGCGGCATCCACGCCTATCACACCGAGGGTGCGGGCGGCGGGCACGCGCCCGACATCATCACGGTCGCAGCGCATCTCAACGTGTTGCCCAGCTCGACCAATCCGACCCGCCCGCACACGGTCAACACCCTCGACGAGCATCTCGACATGCTCATGGTGTGCCATCATCTCAGCGCGTCCATCCCCGAGGATCTGGCGTTCGCGGAGAGCCGGATCCGGCCGTCCACCATCGCCGCCGAGGATCTGCTGCACGATCTCGGCGCGATCTCCATGATCGGCAGCGATTCCCAGGCGATGGGCCGCATCGGTGAGGTGGTGCTGCGCACCTGGCAGACCGCGCACGTGATGAAACGCCGCCGCGGCGCGCTGCCCGGCGACGGCGCCGCCGACAATGCCCGGGTGCAGCGCTACATCGCGAAATACACCATCTGCCCGGCCGTCGCGCACGGACTGGACCACGAGATCGGCTCGGTCGAGGTCGGCAAGCTGGCCGATCTGGTGCTGTGGGAGCCCGCCTTCTTCGGGGTGCGCCCGCACGCCGTGCTCAAGGGCGGCGCGATCGCCTGGGCCGCGATGGGTGACGCGAACGCGTCCATCCCGACCCCGCAGCCGGTGCTGCCGCGCCCCATGTTCGGCGCCGCCCCGCTGGCCGCCGCTGCCACCTCCCTGCATTTCGTCTCCGAGCAGGCGATCGAGGACGGCCTCGCCGACCGCCTGCGCGTGCACCGAAAACTGGCCCCGGTCAAGAACGTTCGCGCTCGCACCAAGGCCGACATGCCGCACAACGACGCCATGCCGCGCATCGAGGTGGACCCCGACACCTTCACCGTCCGCATCGACGGCGAGGTCTGGACCGAGCAACCCGCGACCGAACTCCCCATGGCCCAACGCTATTTCCTCTTCTGAGGGCGTCCATCGAAATTCACTCGCACTCGGAGTCGTCCGACGGCACGCTCTACGGCATGGAAGCACCACAGCGCGAGATCCGCGCGCTGCACACGGAATCCACCATCACTGTCTATCAGGCGTACTCGCCTGCCATCGGCGGCCCCGCCGCCCGCGACGGGCGCTTCCCCGCGGCATGGCAGCGGGATCGGATGACATGGATCAAGCCGTCGTTTCTGTGGATGATGTACCGCTGCGGTTGGGGTACCAAGCGGGATCAGGAAACCGTTCTCGCCGTGGAGATCTCGCGTAGCGGCTTCGAATGGGCGTTACGGCACGCGTGCCTGTCGAGCTATCAGCCCGGTCGGTATCCCGACCTCGACACCTGGCGAAGCCAGTTGAAACGCGCTCCCGCCCGGGTCCAATGGGATCCCGAACGGGATCTGTCCCTGCGGCCCCTGCCGTATCGGTCGCTGCAACTCGGACTCAGCGGGGAGGCCGCACGGCTCTACGCGGACGAGTGGACGGTCGCCATCGATGATGTGACGCCGCTCGCGCACGAGATCCACAGACTGGTCGGCGCCGGCGAATTCGACTCTGCTGCCCGGCTATTGCCGCAGGAGCGGCCCTACCCGGCAACGGACGAACTGCTGAGCCACCTTCGTCCGTGATGACTCGATCATCTTTCTAGGGGGAGAGGTCGACCATGAGGGTGGCCAGTTGGAGGGCGGCGGCGCAAGGGTTCAGTTGGGTGGAGTGGGTGCGGTTCTGGATGCGCCAGACGATGGCGCCGTTGGCCGCCGCGGCGACCGCGCAGTCGCCGGGGTCGTGCGGGTTGCGGATGTAGAAGGCGGTGGCGGTCACTGTGCCGAGCACGTGCTTGGTGATCACCATGTGCTCGGTCTCGAAGCCGTCGGCGCGGGCGCGGTCCCAGATCTGCTGGAGCGAATCGCGGGCCGAGAAGGTGAAGCTGACACCGGCGTCGCCGTCGCCGATCTGGGCGTCCCAGAGGCAGGCCTGCGGCGTGTGGTGGGCGAGCAGCGCGGTGGCCCGCACGGCGTCGCGGATTTGATCCGTGGTCACCGGCGCGCAGTCGGCGTACGGGTGGGCGGCGACGGCGGGGGCGGCGTCGGGTGGGGGAGTACCGCATGCGGCCAGGACGCCGGCGAGCGCGGCGAGTCCGGCGATGCGGGCAGCGAACGGCTTCATCACCGCCCCTTTTCTGGATCGATCTCGGGTCGGACCAGGTGACGGTACCGAGACACGCCGAGCGTGGCCACCTGAGCAGGGGCGATCTTGCTCACTCCGTACGGTCAGCCCTGGGTCGCGGAGCCCGGCAGCGTGCCGCCGCGCAGCCGGTGATGCCGGAACGCGAGGCGCACGATATCGGCGATGCCGGAATCGGCGATCGAATAGACATTGCGTCTGCCCGCTTTACGCATATTCACCAAACCGGCCAGTCGGAGTTTTGCGAGATGCTGACTGACCGCGGGTACGGTTTGACCGATCTCGGTGGCGAGGGTGCCGACATCGCGGTCGCCCTGGCTCAGCAGCCACAGGATCTGCAGCCGGGCGGTAGCCGCGAGCATGCCGAAAACCGCTGCCGCGTCTTGTAGTTCCGCCGCCGGGATGAGGTCCGGCTCGCCGTGTTCGGTCACGTCCGCCTCCAACCTGACCGTAGCGTGGCACGGAGTCGAATACTTGCGCAACTGATTGACGAACACCGGTCACCGGGTTTCTAATTATGGATGCGCAATTCTGCGTGGATGAGCAACCAACGAAGCGGGGTGAGCGGCTGATGCCGGTTGACAGTATCGACGTCTCCAGCCGGACCGCCTCGGCGAAACGGGTTGTGCCGGTTCGTCGTTGATCTGCCAGCGCGATCCTGGCCGGTAGCGGCCGCCCGATCGCCCGGCGCGGCACCGGATTTCGACATTCTTCGACCGACAGGTCGGCGCATGGTGCGCGGACCTGTGCAGTAGGCGCGTCCGTCTCCCGCGGCCGCGCCGGGCCCGGGCGCGACTCGATGCCGCGTGCGCGCGGGCGCCGGACTCGCGCGGAGCGGGCCGCAGCCACACCAGACGTCACGAGGTATTGGAGTTCGCCATGGCGACCATGTTCAAGAGGGCCGAAACACCGCACCGCGCACCGAATCTGGAGCGTCAGGCGATCTGGTTCACGATCGGGCTCTACCTGCTGATCAGCGTCGGACTGCTGACCATGCACTACGCGCACCCGCAGGGGCCGGTCGGTTCCTCGTCGGTCTCGCCCGCCCACTCCTCCTACGGACGCTGACCGATGCGGCCCACCAGCGGCGTCGCGGCCGCCGACCGTTTCGATACCGAAGTCCTGCAACAACATTGGATCCCGCTCGCGGCGGCCGACGCGGACACCGCCGCCGTGCTGCGGGAGCGGCTCGGCGTCGATTTCGCCGCCGCGCGCCAGCGGGTCTGGGAAACCGACAACTTCCTCTATCTGCCCGTGGTGGCCAACTACAAGCGCGGCGACGCGATCGAACGCGAGACGATCGTGTTCGCGCTCGGCGCCGAGTTCCTGGTGACCTTGCAACCGGCCGAGCATTTCGTGCCGTTCGACAAGGCCATCGCGAAGATGCGGCGCAATCCGGCGCTCACCGGTTCCGCGCACGGTGTCATGTACGCCCTGCTGTGGGCGCTCAACGAGGCGTCCGAGCGGGTCATCTACTACGCAAGCGACGCATTGGAGGCGATGAACGACGAGATCGAGATGGCCACCAACGGTTACGACCAGCGCGGCCGCGAGATCGGCGTCGCCGATATGCGCGGGACCATGTCCCGGATGAACGCAGCGGAGGAGATCGTCTCGCGCACGCAGGAGACCCAGCTCCAATTGGCCCGTGCGGCACGGCATCTGATGGCCGATATCGCCGTGCACAGCGCCGAGCTGGAGAGCCTGATCGCCATCCTGATCGCCGATATCGACGGCGTGAAGCAGCATGCCGGCTTCGAGCACGACAAGGTGCGTTATCTCCAGCAGTCGGTGATGACCTGGCTCGACGTCAAACAGAACCAGATCGTGAAGGTGTTCACCATCATCACCGCGGTCTTCCTGCCGCCTACGCTGATCGCCACCTTCTACGGCATGAATTTCACCTGGATGCCGGAGCTGGAGTGGCAGCACGGCTTCCTGGCGACCACGCTGATGACCTTGGTGGCCGCCGTGATCCCGCTGGCTTACATCAAACGGAAGGGCTGGCTGCGCTGAGCGCGGCTCCCGGCCTGAATGCCGTGGTCGGGCCCGTCGTTCCATATCATGACAAGCATGACGGCCGCCGGTAGCAGCTCGCCCGCGGCGCCGCGCCCGGACGCCAGGACCGAACGCTGGCGTGCGCACCGGGAGCAGGTGCGCGGCGAGTTCGTCGATGCCGCCTTCCGGGCGCTAGCCGAGCACGGGCCCGACGTGAGCATGGACGATATCGCGCGGGCGGCCGGCTGCGCCAAACCCAAGCTGTACCGGCATTTCGCGGACAAGACGGATCTGTACCTGGCGATCCTCGAACGGGTGCAGAGCACACTGTGGGAGCGCGTGCTGGCCCGGATCAGCCTGACCACCGATACCCTCGCCCACCTGCTGCACACCGCCATCGCCGAGTACGTCGCGGTGGTCGAGGAACAGCCCGACGTCTTCCGCTTCCTGGTGCACAGCAGGATGGCCCAGCAGGCCGAGCAGCCCGAGCGTGCGATCGAGGTGGCGCAGCGCTCGGCCCTGCTGGCCGCGCAGCTGATCGAGGAGCGCCTGGTGGGTCAGGACGTCGACACCGGCAGCCTGGAGCTGACCGCGTACGCCATCTTCGGCGCGGTCGGCTCGGCCACCGACTGGTGGCTCGGCGCGAACCGGGCTCGCACCGAGGTGATGTCCACCGAGCGGTTCGCCGACCATGTCAGCATCATCGCCGAGGGCATGCTCGACGGCGTCGCCCGGTTGAACAACCTGCCGATCGACATCGATCAGCCGGTGCACCTCGCGTTCCGGACCGAATGAGTCACGACACCTCGACCGGTGCCGAAACCTGCTGCGCGGCAGCCGGAGTCGCGCGCCCTGGGTCGAGCAAGCGCAACGCCCGCCGCCCGATCCGTTCCATCCGCGCGATATCCAGGGGCTGGGCGATCCGCCGATTCACGCCCGGCGCGATGCGCAGCAGGAAGTAACCCAGCCACGCCTCGGCCCGGACCGGCACGACCGCGAGGTCGTAGCGCACCGCCCGCTGTGCCGCCCGCGCCACCAGATCCGGACTCAGCGGCGAGAAGGGCAGTTTGGCGACCACCTCCTGGACCTGCCTGGCCAGTTCCTTTCCGCGCGTGACGAGTTCCTGATCGACGCCGACCGTCACGGCGTGTTCGCCGATATTGGTGTTGATCACCCCGGGACAGATCGCGCTGACGCCGATGCCCTTGGGCCCGAATTCGAGTCGCAGACATTCGGTGAGCATCTTCACCCCGGCCTTGGACACCGAATAGGCCGACATCACCGGCGTCGGCGTGAACGCGGCCGCCGAGGCGATGTTCACGATATGGCCGCGGGTGCCGTTGTCGATCATCTGCTTGCCGAACACCCGGCAGCCGTACACCACGCCGAACAGGTTCACGCTCAGCTGGCGTTCCCAGTCGGCCGGGGACAGGTCCACGAACGCGCCGCTGACCAGCATGCCCGCATTGTTGACCAGCACATCGGGCACGCCGTGGTCGGCCAAGACGTTGCGGGCGAACGTTTCCCAGGCGTCCGGATCCGTCACGTCCAGTTCGGCCGCACTGGCTCGCCTGCCCAGAGCGTGGATCATGGCCGCGGTGGCGTGGGCCGAATCGGGGTCGAGGTCGCTGACCACGACGTGTGCGCCCGCCTTGGCGAAACGGAGCGCGATCGCCCGGCCGATGCCGCTGCCCGCCCCGGTCACCACGACCAGTTCGGGCCGGATATTGGTGCGTCTCATGCGGATTCCTCGAGGATCGCGCCCGTTCGCCGGGCAGGGGCGGGTTGCCGGTAGTGGTAGTTGTCGAGATCGAAATGCCGGTTGTGCCAGTACATCTCACCGTGCGTGGACGGGCGGAACGGCGAATCGCCGTGACTGTTGATGTAATAGGTGTTCGACCCCGCGCAGGCGGAGGTGAACAGGAAGTTCTTCTCCTGTCGTCGCAGGCATTTGGCGAAGTACGCGTCGTGGGCCTGCTGACTGATCTCGCACTCGGTCGCGCCGCGCCGTTTGGTCTCGGCGATGGCGCGGCTCAGGTGCGCCGCGGTGGCCTCGATCATCCAGATGTAGGAACCGAGCACGAAACCGTAGGGTCCGGTGATCGTGAACATGTTCGGGAACCCGGGCACCGACACCCCCTGGTAGGCCTGGAACCGGTGCCGGTCCCAGAATTCGCCGAGATCGCGCCCGTCGCGGCCGGTCACGGGGAAGGGCGGGACCGAATCCTTTTCCCACAGTTTGAATCCCGTGGCGCAGATCAGCACGTCGATCGCGTGTTCGTTGCCGTCGACGGTGGTGATACCGCGTTCGCCGATGAAGCCGATCGGCTCGGTGACCAGGCTGACGTCGGGGCGATTGAACGTGGCGAGGTACTCGTTGGACATGGACGGGCGCTTGCAGCCCAGGCCGTAGGCCGGTATCAGCTTCTCCCGGACGACCGGATCGTGTACCTGGGCGCGCATCCAGCGGCGGGCCGGGATCTCGGCCAGCCTGCGTCCCGCGTCCGAGAGCCAGGTGGGTCCGACGACCATCCCGCCCATGCCCACCTCGGTGGCGACCGTGCCGAGCACGCGGATGCCCGAGCGCAACCACGGCCGTCCCAGGACCGCGCGGCCGAGTGGGCCCACCGCCGCATCGGTTTTCGGGAAGACCCAGATCGGCGTGCGCTGGAACACGCTCAGATGAGCCACCTCGTCGACGATCGCGGGTACCAGTTGCAGCGCGGTCGCACCGGTGCCGATCACCGCCACCCGCTTGCCCGCCAACGCCACATCGTCGTCCCACAGCGCGGTGTGCATCAGGGTGCCGCCGAACTCGTGCAGGCCCGGGATATCCGGCAGCTTCGGCCGTTCCAGCCCGCCGATCGCCATCACCACGTGGCGGGCGGTGAGGGTGCGCCCGCCGTCGGTGCCGAGCAGCCACACGCGGTCGCCCTCGTCGTACACCGCGGACACGATGGTGGTGCTGAGTCGCAGCTTGGGCCGCAGCCCGTACTTGTCCACCATGGCTTCGGCGTAGTCGCGTAACTCGGTGCCGGGTGCGAAGATTCGCGACCAGTCGCCGCGCTGCTCGTAGGAGAAGCTGTAGATGAACGAGGGGATGTCCACCGCGACACCCGGATAGGTGTTGGCGTGCCAGGTGCCGCCGACCCGATCCCACTTGTCCACGATGACGAAGTCGTGAATACCCTTGCGCTGCAGCGCGATACCGGTGCCGATGCCGCCGAAGCCCGCGCCGACCACGATCACCTCGTGGTCGGGTCCGCCCGCGCTCATCGGAGGTGGCCGACGAGGGAGCCTTCGGCGCCGAACAGCTCCTGCTGCCAGCGCTGCAAGAGCTCGCGCGAGTCGATGTCGTCGGGGTGGAAACCGGGTCGCAGATACAGCACCAGTTCACGGCCGAGGCCGCGGAAGACCGGGCCGCGGAACAGCGTGAACGCCTCTTTGACCAGGCTCAGCGGATACCGCCGGGCATCCGGGTCGCGACTGAGCGACAGGGTCAGGCTGACCGCGGTGAACGGCACGGTGAGCGCGACCAGGGTGGCCATGGTGAGGATACGCATCGTCTCGGTGCCGCCCACCGCGCGGTAGACGTCGAAGGCGACCGACTTGTGCTCCAGCTCTTCGAAAGCGTGCCAGTTCAACAGGTTTCGCACTTCTTCGTCACCGGCCAGGGCCTGGATCTCCGGGCTGGACAGTACCCGTTCGGCGAGCACCGCCGTGTAGTGCTCGGCCGCCGCGGTGGCCGCGAGGTGCAGATGCGCGGGGATGCGCTGCTCGAAACGCTTCTGCCGTTCGATCACGCTCGGGGCGTCTAGCCATTTGATGGGATAGCCCATGTCGACGAGCCGGTCGTTGAGCCGGCGATGCTCCCGGCCGTGGGTCGCCTCCTGCCCGATGAATCCGGACACTCGCTCTTTCAGCACCGGATCGGTGATCTGGTCGGCGAACCGCCGTACCGAGCGGATGAACGATTCCTCGCCGGGCGGGAAACCGGCGGAGAGCCCGGCGATGAAATGGCTGAAGACCATGTCGCCGCCCGCGTAGTACTTGGCCATCGGTACCGGCTCGCCGAAGCGGAATCTGATCCGCCGTGCCTTCGGATAGCCGCTGCCTGTGCGTTGCGCTGTGCGCACCCGTTGCTCGGTCATTTCGCACCTCATTGAGCTCGGTACCGTCAGTATGCGGTACTACTAGTACGATACCGTCTCAGACGGTTTGGGCAAGAGGTGTTCGGGACCGACTGTCCGCCGCCGGGAATCGCCGAGCGATGCGGCCGTGGGTAAATGTTTGCTGAGAGGTTGCAGAGTTCCAGAAAACGGGTTACGTTCGTCCAGGACGGATAGTCGTAAGTGCCCTAGCTTTTCGAGAAGTCCCGGGAGCATCTGATGAGGAACCGACTTGTAGCTGCAACATTGCTCCATGGCAGGGCGTGAACGGCATGACCATGATGATCACGCCGCAGGACGACCTGCTGGCCACCAATGAATTCCTGCGCGACGGCGTGCGCTTCGGCGTGACGATCGGCCGGCCGCAGCCCTATCCCGCCGGGGCGGGCTGGCGCTGCCGGGTCCGCGTCGAATGCGGAACGAGCCGCCTCGAGCAGTCCCAGGTGGTCGCGCCCACCGCCCACGAGGTCCTAGAGCTGGCGCTCGAGCTGGTGACCAACCGCCTCGCCATCACCCAGGCCGAGTTCTTCGAAGGCGCGACGGTAGCTCCGCGCACCTAGGATCGCGCCCGAAGCCGGTGCGGCCGCGGCGATCTGCGGGCATCCTGTAAGGGTTGATGCAGACCTGGACAGGGGTGGTGGCTGCCGTGGACGACGATGCCGCGATGGATGCCTATTCACGCACGGTGATCTCGGTGGCCGCGTCGGTGACGCCACATGTGGCGAGTGTGCGGACGCGCCGGGGGAGTGGATCGGCGGTGGTGTTCACCGATGACGGGTTCATGCTGACCAATGCGCACGTGATCGGGTCGGCCGCCGGTGGCGAGGTGGTCTTCGCCGACGGTGTGGAGGCGAAATTCGAGGTGGTCGGCATCGATCCGCTCTCCGACCTCGCCGTGCTGCGCTCGCGCAGCGGCGCACCCGGTGCGGTGGAACTCGGTGACGCGGACGAACTCGTCGTCGGGCAGCTGGTGGTCGCCGTGGGCAGCCCGCTCGGCCTGGCGGGATCGGTGACCGCGGGGGTGGTGAGCGCGCTCGGGCGGGCTGTGCCGGTGGCGTCCCGGCGCGCCGGGCGGGTGATCGAAGACGTCATCCAGACCGATGCCGCGCTCAATCCCGGCAATTCCGGTGGGGCGCTGTCGGATTCGGCGGGTCGCGTGGTCGGCATCAACACCGCGGTCGCCGGTATCGGTCTGGGCCTTGCCATTCCGATCAACGCGACCACCCGCCGCATCATCGGCACCTTGCACACCGAAGGGCGGGTGCGCCGCGCGTATCTCGGGCTCGTCGGCATGCCCGCACCGCTGCCCGCGCCGGTGGCGGAGCGGACCGGCCAGGCCGCCGGCGTGCGCATCATGGAGGTGGTACGCGGTGGCCCCGCCGACGCCGCCGGCCTGCGCCGCGGCGATCTGGTGCTCAGTGTCGCGCGAGCGGAAGTCCGTGACGCGCAAGGCATTCAACGCCAGCTGTTCGCCGACGCGATCGGCGCCAAGCTCCCCGTCACGGTGCTGCGCAACGGCGCGATGGTCGACGTGATCGCGGTCCCCATCGAACTCACCGTCGACTGACGCACCGATTCCGTCTTCCCGCACTCCTGCTGGCCCGCCGGAGCGGGTGCGGGAACGCGGTGGGAGTGCGGCTAGTCGGCGGTCGCAGCGACCGGTTCCGGTTCCGGTATGGGCTCGGTGGTCATCCGGGCGTCGATCACCAGGCCCGCGATACCGATCGCGATCAGGACGCAGGAGAACACGATCATCGCCGGGTGGGTGTTGCCGGTGAGCGCGTCGCCGAGGATCACCGTGCCGACGGTGCCGGGCAGCACGCCGAGCAGGGTGGCGATCATGTACGGCCAGAAGCGGATCGAGGACAATCCGGCGCAGTAGTTGATCACCGAGAACGGTACGGCCGCGATGAGCCGCAGCGAGCCGACCGCGAGCCAGCCCCGCCGCCGCAGCCGGTCGTCGACGGCGCGGACCGCCGGATGGGTGAGCCGGGACGCGACCTGTTCGCGGTCCAGCGCCCGCACCAGCAGGATGGCCAGTGCGGCACTGACCGTCGTCGCGCCGACCGCGAGGGCGATGCCGAGCACCGGACCGAACAGCAGCCCGGCGCTGACCGTGAACACGGTGCGCGGAATCGGCGCGACCGTCACCAGCGCGTGCACCACGAAGAACAGCAGTGGAAAGACCGGCCCGACCGAGCCTGCCCAGTCCTGGATCTGCTGCGGACTCGGCAGCGGAACCAGCAGCGCCGCGACGAAAAGCGCCGCCACGCCGACGAGTAGCGCGAGCACTCGCGGGTCACGGATCAGCCTGGTCACCGGGGCCAGATTACCGGGTGGTAGTGGTACTAGGGAGCAACGCGTGCGGCCGGTGCCGCTAGCATCAGAAGAAACGGGACGAATGCTCGTTAACCAAAGTGGTCGCTGAACAGGGCGAACGCGGAGGTTTCGGCCCAAACCACGGGTGCGCCTGCAGTCGAGTGGAAGAGGAACAGCAAGCTATGCCGATTGCTTCAGAGCCCGGGACGGAACCGGTGCCCGAGTATGCCGCGTGGCGCAAGGGTGTGGCGGGGGTGCTGGCGAAGATCCGGCGCGTCGAGATCGCCGATCTGCCCGAGGAGCCCGAACAGCTCCTCGACGAAACCACCTATGACGGGCTGACGATAGCGCCGTTGTACACGCGCCGGAACGAACGGCCGGAACAGCCGCTGCCCGGCACGTACCCGTTCGTGCGGGGCGGTGACGCCACCCGCGACGTGCACCGCGGCTGGCACGTGAGCGCCTACTTCGGCGGCTCCGACGCGACAGCGGTCAATCGCGAGATCATGGCCGGGTTGGAGAGCGGGATCAGCGCGCTGTGGCTCGGCGTGGGCGAGCGTGGCGTCGCGGTCGCGGACCTGCCCGCCGCCCTTTCCGGTGTGCTGTTCGACCTCGCGCCGCTCGCCCTGGACGCGGGCGAGGTCACGGCCGAGGCGGCCGCGCAGGTGTTCGCGGCGCTGGACGGCTACGACGCGACCGACCGCGCGGACATTCGCGTCTCGCTCGGCGCCGCACCGTTGACCAGTCGCTTCGCCGAGCGCGGCGATCTCGGCCTGACCGAGACGGTAACGCTGGCCGAGACCGCGGCCGGCCGTACGGAGACGGTGCGCGCGATCACCGTGGACGGCACCGCCTTCCACGACGCGGGCGCCTCGGACGCACAGGAACTGGGTGCCGCCGTCGCCGCGGGCCTGGCGTATCTGCGTGCGCTCACCGAGCGCCTGGACATCGCGGATGCGCTGGAGCAGTTGGCCTTCCGGTTCGCCGCCACCGACGACCAGTTCGCCACGATCGTGAAGTTCCGTGCCGCGCGGCAACTCTGGGCCCGGGTCGCGCACGTGTGCGGTGCGCCCGATTTCGGTGGCGCACCGCAGCACGCGGTGACCTCCGCGGCCATGATGACCCAGCGCGACC
This genomic stretch from Nocardia brasiliensis ATCC 700358 harbors:
- a CDS encoding ArsR/SmtB family transcription factor codes for the protein MTEHGEPDLIPAAELQDAAAVFGMLAATARLQILWLLSQGDRDVGTLATEIGQTVPAVSQHLAKLRLAGLVNMRKAGRRNVYSIADSGIADIVRLAFRHHRLRGGTLPGSATQG
- a CDS encoding DUF4291 domain-containing protein, producing MEAPQREIRALHTESTITVYQAYSPAIGGPAARDGRFPAAWQRDRMTWIKPSFLWMMYRCGWGTKRDQETVLAVEISRSGFEWALRHACLSSYQPGRYPDLDTWRSQLKRAPARVQWDPERDLSLRPLPYRSLQLGLSGEAARLYADEWTVAIDDVTPLAHEIHRLVGAGEFDSAARLLPQERPYPATDELLSHLRP
- a CDS encoding urease subunit alpha, translating into MTELSRARYAELFGPTTGDRIRLADTDLLIEITEDRSGGPGLAGEEAVFGGGKVLRESMGQSRATRADGAPDTVITGAVIIDHWGIIKADIGIRDGRICGIGKAGNPDTMSGVHPDLVVGPSTEIISGNGRILTAGAIDCHVHFICPQLMDEALGGGITTLIGGGTGPAEGSKATTVTPGAWHLARMLEATDGWPLNIVLLGKGNTVSADAMWEQLRAGAAGFKLHEDWGSTPAAIDACLRVADATGVQVALHSDTLNEAGFVEDTLGAIAGRGIHAYHTEGAGGGHAPDIITVAAHLNVLPSSTNPTRPHTVNTLDEHLDMLMVCHHLSASIPEDLAFAESRIRPSTIAAEDLLHDLGAISMIGSDSQAMGRIGEVVLRTWQTAHVMKRRRGALPGDGAADNARVQRYIAKYTICPAVAHGLDHEIGSVEVGKLADLVLWEPAFFGVRPHAVLKGGAIAWAAMGDANASIPTPQPVLPRPMFGAAPLAAAATSLHFVSEQAIEDGLADRLRVHRKLAPVKNVRARTKADMPHNDAMPRIEVDPDTFTVRIDGEVWTEQPATELPMAQRYFLF
- a CDS encoding metal-dependent hydrolase, with protein sequence MTEQRVRTAQRTGSGYPKARRIRFRFGEPVPMAKYYAGGDMVFSHFIAGLSAGFPPGEESFIRSVRRFADQITDPVLKERVSGFIGQEATHGREHRRLNDRLVDMGYPIKWLDAPSVIERQKRFEQRIPAHLHLAATAAAEHYTAVLAERVLSSPEIQALAGDEEVRNLLNWHAFEELEHKSVAFDVYRAVGGTETMRILTMATLVALTVPFTAVSLTLSLSRDPDARRYPLSLVKEAFTLFRGPVFRGLGRELVLYLRPGFHPDDIDSRELLQRWQQELFGAEGSLVGHLR
- a CDS encoding DUF3558 family protein; its protein translation is MKPFAARIAGLAALAGVLAACGTPPPDAAPAVAAHPYADCAPVTTDQIRDAVRATALLAHHTPQACLWDAQIGDGDAGVSFTFSARDSLQQIWDRARADGFETEHMVITKHVLGTVTATAFYIRNPHDPGDCAVAAAANGAIVWRIQNRTHSTQLNPCAAALQLATLMVDLSP
- a CDS encoding flavin-containing monooxygenase, which gives rise to MSAGGPDHEVIVVGAGFGGIGTGIALQRKGIHDFVIVDKWDRVGGTWHANTYPGVAVDIPSFIYSFSYEQRGDWSRIFAPGTELRDYAEAMVDKYGLRPKLRLSTTIVSAVYDEGDRVWLLGTDGGRTLTARHVVMAIGGLERPKLPDIPGLHEFGGTLMHTALWDDDVALAGKRVAVIGTGATALQLVPAIVDEVAHLSVFQRTPIWVFPKTDAAVGPLGRAVLGRPWLRSGIRVLGTVATEVGMGGMVVGPTWLSDAGRRLAEIPARRWMRAQVHDPVVREKLIPAYGLGCKRPSMSNEYLATFNRPDVSLVTEPIGFIGERGITTVDGNEHAIDVLICATGFKLWEKDSVPPFPVTGRDGRDLGEFWDRHRFQAYQGVSVPGFPNMFTITGPYGFVLGSYIWMIEATAAHLSRAIAETKRRGATECEISQQAHDAYFAKCLRRQEKNFLFTSACAGSNTYYINSHGDSPFRPSTHGEMYWHNRHFDLDNYHYRQPAPARRTGAILEESA
- a CDS encoding SDR family NAD(P)-dependent oxidoreductase yields the protein MRRTNIRPELVVVTGAGSGIGRAIALRFAKAGAHVVVSDLDPDSAHATAAMIHALGRRASAAELDVTDPDAWETFARNVLADHGVPDVLVNNAGMLVSGAFVDLSPADWERQLSVNLFGVVYGCRVFGKQMIDNGTRGHIVNIASAAAFTPTPVMSAYSVSKAGVKMLTECLRLEFGPKGIGVSAICPGVINTNIGEHAVTVGVDQELVTRGKELARQVQEVVAKLPFSPLSPDLVARAAQRAVRYDLAVVPVRAEAWLGYFLLRIAPGVNRRIAQPLDIARMERIGRRALRLLDPGRATPAAAQQVSAPVEVS
- a CDS encoding CorA family divalent cation transporter — translated: MRPTSGVAAADRFDTEVLQQHWIPLAAADADTAAVLRERLGVDFAAARQRVWETDNFLYLPVVANYKRGDAIERETIVFALGAEFLVTLQPAEHFVPFDKAIAKMRRNPALTGSAHGVMYALLWALNEASERVIYYASDALEAMNDEIEMATNGYDQRGREIGVADMRGTMSRMNAAEEIVSRTQETQLQLARAARHLMADIAVHSAELESLIAILIADIDGVKQHAGFEHDKVRYLQQSVMTWLDVKQNQIVKVFTIITAVFLPPTLIATFYGMNFTWMPELEWQHGFLATTLMTLVAAVIPLAYIKRKGWLR
- a CDS encoding TetR/AcrR family transcriptional regulator, with amino-acid sequence MTAAGSSSPAAPRPDARTERWRAHREQVRGEFVDAAFRALAEHGPDVSMDDIARAAGCAKPKLYRHFADKTDLYLAILERVQSTLWERVLARISLTTDTLAHLLHTAIAEYVAVVEEQPDVFRFLVHSRMAQQAEQPERAIEVAQRSALLAAQLIEERLVGQDVDTGSLELTAYAIFGAVGSATDWWLGANRARTEVMSTERFADHVSIIAEGMLDGVARLNNLPIDIDQPVHLAFRTE